From one Brachypodium distachyon strain Bd21 chromosome 4, Brachypodium_distachyon_v3.0, whole genome shotgun sequence genomic stretch:
- the LOC100836579 gene encoding uncharacterized protein LOC100836579 isoform X2 — protein MSPPAPHLVDEILEEIFLRLPTPQALARTACASPSFRRIVTQRSFLRRFRKLHPPPLLGFVTAGEGGFAPDQEPHPSAPIARALADAADFTYSFVPDLSADGGSFTAWSPCDIRDGRVLLESPPRFLRTYASTFSTTLLAVCDPLSRRLAPTGEDDEDETSFRVICWVHFKDKMVVIVFSSASGQWSVAATPSWSSLGLVNLSWRGPKNRFKNSCGCFYWTDRWKGDMIVMDTRTMEFSTANILDSDHMQVMNLPEQSKCTSAVVVPTEGAFERFTVVYSPNGSFHLYHTTQQSNDGSCQLKVVVPLPRGSRYYTVCATDGFVFLQGIPDQAQSGDLIIRISRDLHQLLDLFSLEVKTSQLKKVCGPAPVSKCLHSYFGFPPSMSKPSL, from the exons atgtccccgccggcgccgcaccTCGTAGACGAGATCCTGGAGGAGATATTCCTGCGCTTGCCCACCCCACAGGCTCTCGCCCGCACCGCCTGCGCCAGCCCCTCCTTCCGCCGCATCGTCACGCAGCgctccttcctccgccgcttccgcAAACTCCACCCGCCGCCACTCCTAGGGTTCGTCACCGCCGGCGAAGGTGGCTTCGCTCCGGACCAGGAACCCCACCCCTCCGCGCCAATCGCCCGCGCCCTCGCCGACGCTGCTGATTTCACCTATTCATTTGTCCCAGATCTTAGCGCCGATGGTGGCTCGTTCACCGCATGGTCTCCCTGCGACATCCGCGACGGCCGTGTGCTCCTCGAGTCCCCACCCCGCTTCCTCCGGACATACGCCAGCACCTTTAGCACAACACTCCTTGCGGTGTGCGACCCCTTGTCAAGGAG GCTCGCTcccaccggcgaggacgatgAGGATGAGACGTCGTTCAGGGTGATCTGCTGGGTGCACTTCAAGGACAAGATGGTCGTCATTGTCTTCTCTTCCGCCTCCGGACAATGGTCTGTAGCTGCGACTCCCAGCTGGAGTTCACTTGGCTTAGTTAATCTAAGTTGGCGTGGGCCAAAGAACCGTTTTAAGAACTCTTGCGGCTGCTTTTACTGGACGGATCGGTGGAAGGGCGATATGATTGTGATGGACACGCGGACCATGGAGTTCTCCACTGCCAACATCCTCGACAGCGACCATATGCAGGTTATGAATCTGCCTGAACAGAGCAAGTGCACGTCTGCCGTTGTTGTGCCTACAGAAGGAGCGTTTGAGAGGTTCACTGTTGTTTACAGTCCAAATGGCTCATTTCATCTATATCATACCACTCAGCAGAGTAACGATGGTTCTTGTCAGCTAAAAGTTGTTGTACCGTTGCCTCGTGGATCCCGCTATTATACCGTGTGTGCAACTGACGGATTCGTGTTCCTTCAAGGCATTCCAGATCAAGCTCAGTCAGGAGATCTCATAATAAGAATTTCTAGGGACCTGCACCAATTACTAGATTTATTTTCGCTGGAGGTCAAGACATCTCAACTTAAGAAGGTCTGTGGACCAGCACCAGTTTCCAAATGTCTTCACTCCTACTTTGGCTTCCCACCATCAATGTCAAAACCGAGTTTATGA
- the LOC100836892 gene encoding uncharacterized protein LOC100836892 translates to MEKGAAGGDPARAAVGVCEKLLTFFSKNLSMTRQKAITDGPRTGAGSDNRDKDRSKEDEEDEFMVKIERAEFEFREEEEEQKKSFTTATILGGPSTDLRSSAGASDLQQQPKEAPLKAAQEVAAVAAAGQGEKKVKKTVTIKEEASETKGVKKAASVVKKRERQASSSSAAGDQQQQGEEGKAPAQRWGLRPRMASGLRVASNINQKSTDFIEQRRRGFGAGGKSSRRNDES, encoded by the coding sequence ATGGAGAAAggcgctgccggcggcgatccggcgagggcggcggtgggcgtGTGCGAGAAGCTCCTGACCTTCTTCTCCAAGAACCTGTCGATGACCAGGCAGAAGGCCATCACCGACGGGCCGAGaaccggcgccggcagcgacAATCGAGACAAGGATCGTTccaaggaagacgaagaggacGAGTTCATGGTGAAGATCGAGAGGGCCGAGTTCGAGTtccgggaagaagaagaggaacagAAAAAGAGCTTCACCACTGCCACCATTCTTGGAGGACCAAGTACTGATCTGAGGAGCTCTGCAGGAGCAAGCGATCTTCAGCAGCAGCCAAAGGAGGCGCCATTGAAAGCTGCccaggaggtggcggcggtggcggcggcggggcagggggagaagaaggtgaagaagaCGGTGACGatcaaggaggaggcgagcGAGACGAAGGGGgtgaagaaggcggcgtcggtcgtgaagaagagggagaggcaggcgtcgtcgtcgtcggcggcgggggaccagcagcagcagggggaggaggggaaggcGCCGGCGCAGAGGTGGGGGCTGCGGCCGAGGATGGCGTCGGGGCTGCGGGTGGCGTCCAACATCAATCAGAAGTCCACCGACTTCATCGAGCAGCGCAGGAGGGGattcggcgccggcggcaagtCTAGCCGGAGAAATGACGAGTCCTAA
- the LOC100836579 gene encoding uncharacterized protein LOC100836579 isoform X1, which yields MSPPAPHLVDEILEEIFLRLPTPQALARTACASPSFRRIVTQRSFLRRFRKLHPPPLLGFVTAGEGGFAPDQEPHPSAPIARALADAADFTYSFVPDLSADGGSFTAWSPCDIRDGRVLLESPPRFLRTYASTFSTTLLAVCDPLSRRYVLLPHIPVDLYQQGNREKRLYHFQHRLAPTGEDDEDETSFRVICWVHFKDKMVVIVFSSASGQWSVAATPSWSSLGLVNLSWRGPKNRFKNSCGCFYWTDRWKGDMIVMDTRTMEFSTANILDSDHMQVMNLPEQSKCTSAVVVPTEGAFERFTVVYSPNGSFHLYHTTQQSNDGSCQLKVVVPLPRGSRYYTVCATDGFVFLQGIPDQAQSGDLIIRISRDLHQLLDLFSLEVKTSQLKKVCGPAPVSKCLHSYFGFPPSMSKPSL from the coding sequence atgtccccgccggcgccgcaccTCGTAGACGAGATCCTGGAGGAGATATTCCTGCGCTTGCCCACCCCACAGGCTCTCGCCCGCACCGCCTGCGCCAGCCCCTCCTTCCGCCGCATCGTCACGCAGCgctccttcctccgccgcttccgcAAACTCCACCCGCCGCCACTCCTAGGGTTCGTCACCGCCGGCGAAGGTGGCTTCGCTCCGGACCAGGAACCCCACCCCTCCGCGCCAATCGCCCGCGCCCTCGCCGACGCTGCTGATTTCACCTATTCATTTGTCCCAGATCTTAGCGCCGATGGTGGCTCGTTCACCGCATGGTCTCCCTGCGACATCCGCGACGGCCGTGTGCTCCTCGAGTCCCCACCCCGCTTCCTCCGGACATACGCCAGCACCTTTAGCACAACACTCCTTGCGGTGTGCGACCCCTTGTCAAGGAGGTACGTGCTGCTCCCACACATACCTGTGGATCTGTATCAACAGGGCAACCGGGAGAAGAGGCTTTATCATTTCCAGCACAGGCTCGCTcccaccggcgaggacgatgAGGATGAGACGTCGTTCAGGGTGATCTGCTGGGTGCACTTCAAGGACAAGATGGTCGTCATTGTCTTCTCTTCCGCCTCCGGACAATGGTCTGTAGCTGCGACTCCCAGCTGGAGTTCACTTGGCTTAGTTAATCTAAGTTGGCGTGGGCCAAAGAACCGTTTTAAGAACTCTTGCGGCTGCTTTTACTGGACGGATCGGTGGAAGGGCGATATGATTGTGATGGACACGCGGACCATGGAGTTCTCCACTGCCAACATCCTCGACAGCGACCATATGCAGGTTATGAATCTGCCTGAACAGAGCAAGTGCACGTCTGCCGTTGTTGTGCCTACAGAAGGAGCGTTTGAGAGGTTCACTGTTGTTTACAGTCCAAATGGCTCATTTCATCTATATCATACCACTCAGCAGAGTAACGATGGTTCTTGTCAGCTAAAAGTTGTTGTACCGTTGCCTCGTGGATCCCGCTATTATACCGTGTGTGCAACTGACGGATTCGTGTTCCTTCAAGGCATTCCAGATCAAGCTCAGTCAGGAGATCTCATAATAAGAATTTCTAGGGACCTGCACCAATTACTAGATTTATTTTCGCTGGAGGTCAAGACATCTCAACTTAAGAAGGTCTGTGGACCAGCACCAGTTTCCAAATGTCTTCACTCCTACTTTGGCTTCCCACCATCAATGTCAAAACCGAGTTTATGA
- the LOC100836579 gene encoding uncharacterized protein LOC100836579 isoform X3, whose product MALMYTQNKHLNMEKYSFKRAVTIKKKRKSDEASCSTTITQDTTGYRNNLHEDTIYVPTDSFPAMQNDSLADNMQSEDKIEYDNLDGEFLTYRGQSSEFEAYQEQNSNIDGIREDPYDHIYHNLPSNCHFLEQVPNCRYCSAKRFQHETPTFCCMSGKIKIVTPSVPGELHQLYTSQEPNAKYFRDNIQYFNSHFSFASLGVVLDKRFCNNRCGVYTFRAQGQIYHRIDQLVPKEEGPKHIYSYTSMTRMQICSKGTSGVYVSPREYYCYKLQIRDGEFNVLLFGGRLTQQYVVDMYIKIESIRLAFILQPSTQVLIRADLYQGLLDSSIVAGETRAGMIGKRIVLPPTFIGGPRDMRRRYLDAMALVQRYGKPDLFITMTCSPHWKK is encoded by the exons ATGGCACTAATGTATACTCAGAACAAACATCTGAACATGGAGAAATATTCTTTCAAGAGAGCTGTgactataaaaaaaaaaagaaagtcaGATGAGGCAAGTTGCAGTACCACAATTACACAAGACACAACTGGATATAGGAACAACTTGCATGAGGACACTATTTATGTGCCAACGGATTCTTTTCCTGCCATGCAAA ATGATTCATTAGCAGATAATATGCAAAGTGAAGACAAGATCGAGTATGATAACCTGGATGGCGAATTTCTTACTTACCGTGGACAGA GTTCTGAATTTGAAGCATACCAAGAACAGAACTCTAATATAGATGGCATACGCGAGGATCCATATGACCATATATATCATAATTTGCCCAGTAATTGTCATTTCCTGGAGCAAGTACCTAATTGCAGATATTGCAGTGCAAAAAGGTTCCAACATGAGACACCAACATTTTGTTGCATGAGCGGAAAAATAAAGATTGTGACACCATCAGTTCCTGGTGAATTGCATCAATTGTACACAAGTCAAGAACCAAATGCAAAATACTTTCGAGACAACATACAGTACTTCAACTCTCACTTCTCTTTTGCCTCTCTTGGTGTGGTCTTGGACAAACGGTTCTGCAATAATAGGTGTGGAGTATACACATTTCGTGCACAAGGCCAAATCTATCACCGAATTGATCAATTGGTCCCAAAAGAAGAAGGCCCCAAGCATATCTACAGTTATACTTCTATGACACGGATGCAGATTTGCAGCAAAG GTACCTCTGGTGTTTATGTTTCACCGAGAGAATATTACTGCTACAAGTTACAAATTCGAGATGGAGAGTTTAATGTGTTATTATTCGGAGGGAGGTTAACTCAACAGTACGTTGTTGACATGTACATAAAGATTGAATCAATAAGATTGGCATTCATTCTACAACCATCAACTCAGGTTCTCATACGGGCGGATCTGTATCAAGGATTGCTTGATAGCAGCATTGTTGCTGGAGAGACACGTGCAGGCATGATAGGAAAGCGTATTGTGCTCCCTCCAACATTTATTGGAGGACCAAGAGACATGAGACGAAGGTATCTTGATGCAATGGCCTTGGTCCAAAGGTATGGAAAGCCAGACTTGTTCATTACCATGACTTGCAGCCCACACTGGAAGAAATAA